A single window of Jaculus jaculus isolate mJacJac1 chromosome 14, mJacJac1.mat.Y.cur, whole genome shotgun sequence DNA harbors:
- the Dmwd gene encoding dystrophia myotonica WD repeat-containing protein isoform X1 has protein sequence MAAGVSESGSGPGGGLGECAEIKCQFRTREGFYKLLPGDGAARRPGPVSVQTPAPPQPPPPPPGPASSASASASAPGAAASASSPPPPPPAGPGPALPAVRLSLVRLGEPDSTGPGTGEPPATPAGLRAGGDRVCFNLGRELYFYPGCCRRGSQRSIDLNKPIDKRIYKGTQPTCHDFNQFTAATETISLLVGFSAGQVQYLDLIKKDTSKLFNEERLIDKTKVTYLKWLPESESLFLASHASGHLYLYNVGHPCVSAPPQYSLLKQGEGFAVYAAKSKAPRNPLAKWAVGEGPLNEFAFSPDGRHLACVSQDGCLRVFHFDSMLLRGLMKSYFGGLLCVCWSPDGRYVVTGGEDDLVTVWSFTEGRVVARGHGHKSWVNAVAFDPYTTRAEEASSAGADGDRGEEEAEAAGPGSNGGAPLSPLPKAGSITYRFGSAGQDTQFCLWDLTEDVLSPHPPLARTRTLPGTPGATPPATGSAWAGEPGPSPLPRSLSRSNSLPHPAGGGKAGGPGAATEAGPPFSIGRFATLTLQERRDRDRDRDRDRAAEKEHKRYHSLGNISRGGSGSGDKPSGPVPRSRLDPAKVLGTALCPRIHEVPLLEPLVCKKIAQERLTVLLFLEDCIITACQEGLICTWARPGKAFTDENKTQAGEAHWPRSPSKSVVEGISSQPGNSPSGTVV, from the exons ATGGCTGCGGGCGTGTCGGAGAGCGGCTCGGGCCCGGGCGGCGGCCTCGGGGAGTGCGCCGAGATCAAGTGTCAGTTCCGCACCCGCGAGGGCTTCTACAAGCTGCTGCCGGGCGACGGCGCCGCCCGTCGACCGGGACCCGTTTCCGTGCAGACCCCGGCgccgccgcagccgccgccgcccccgcccgGCCCGGCCTCCTCGGCCTCGGCTTCGGCCTCCGCTCCCGGCGCCGCGGCCTCCGCCTCGtccccgccgccgccaccgcccgCCGGGCCCGGGCCCGCCCTCCCCGCCGTGCGTCTCAGCCTCGTGCGCCTAGGCGAACCGGACAGCACCGGCCCCGGCACCGGGGAGCCGCCCGCCACGCCCGCCGGGCTGCGCGCCGGGGGGGACCGCGTCTGCTTCAACCTGGGCCGCGAGCTCTACTTCTACCCGGGCTGCTGCCGCCGCGGGAGCCAGCGG TCCATTGACCTCAACAAGCCCATCGACAAGCGAATCTACAAGGGCACCCAGCCCACCTGCCACGACTTCAACCAGTTCACCGCTGCCACGGAGACCATCTCCCTGCTGGTGGGCTTCTCTGCCGGCCAGGTGCAGTACCTGGACCTCATCAAGAAGGACACCAGCAAGCTATTCAATGAGGAG CGGCTGATTGACAAGACCAAGGTGACGTATCTGAAGTGGCTGCCCGAGTCAGAGAGCCTGTTCCTGGCGTCCCATGCCAGCGGCCACCTGTACCTGTACAATGTCGGCCACCCGTGCGTGTCGGCCCCGCCGCAGTACAGCCTGCTGAAGCAGGGCGAGGGCTTTGCCGTGTACGCCGCCAAGAGCAAGGCGCCCCGCAACCCGCTGGCCAAGTGGGCGGTGGGCGAGGGGCCCCTCAACGAGTTCGCCTTCTCGCCCGACGGCCGGCACCTGGCCTGCGTGAGCCAGGACGGCTGCCTGCGCGTCTTCCACTTCGACTCCATGCTGCTGCGCGGCCTCATGAAGAGCTACTTTGGGGGCTTGCTGTGCGTGTGCTGGAGCCCCGATGGCCGCTACGTGGTGACCGGAGGGGAGGATGACCTGGTCACCGTGTGGTCCTTCACTGAGGGCCGCGTGGTGGCTCGGGGCCACGGCCACAAGTCGTGGGTCAACGCCGTGGCCTTCGACCCCTACACCACGCGGGCCGAGGAGGCCTCGTCGGCCGGCGCGGACGGGGATCGCGGCGAGGAGGAAGCGGAGGCCGCGGGCCCAGGCTCAAATGGGGGCGCCCCGCTCTCCCCGCTGCCCAAGGCCGGCTCCATCACCTACCGCTTCGGCTCGGCTGGCCAGGACACGCAGTTCTGCCTGTGGGACCTCACGGAGGATGTGCTTTCCCCGCACCCGCCCCTGGCCCGCACCCGCACCCTGCCCGGCACTCCCGGTGCCACCCCGCCGGCCACCGGCAGCGCCTGGGCTGGTGAGCCAGGCCCGAGCCCCCTGCCCCGTTCCCTGTCCCGCTCCAACAGCCTCCCGCACCCGGCGGGCGGTGGCAAGGCTGGTGGGCCCGGGGCGGCGACTGAGGCGGGCCCACCGTTCAGCATCGGCCGCTTCGCCACGCTCACGCTGCAGGAGCGGCGGGACCGCGACCGCGACCGGGACCGGGACCGCGCGGCGGAGAAAGAGCACAAGCGCTACCATAGCCTGGGCAACATCAGCCGCGGGGGCAGCGGCAGCGGCGACAAGCCCAGCGGGCCTGTGCCTCGCAGCCGCCTGGACCCGGCCAAGGTGCTGGGCACCGCCCTCTGCCCACGCATCCACGAGGTCCCGCTGTTGGAGCCCCTCGTGTGCAAGAAGATTGCGCAGGAGCGGCTGACGGTGCTGCTCTTCCTGGAGGACTGCATCATCACCGCCTGCCAGGAGGGCCTCATCTGCACCTGGGCCCGGCCAGGCAAGGCG ttcACAGACGAGAACAAGACGCAGGCAGGGGAAGCCCATTGGCCCAGGTCACCCAGCAAGTCagtggtagag GGTATCTCCTCCCAACCAGGCAACTCCCCAAGTGGCACAGTGGTGTGA
- the Dmwd gene encoding dystrophia myotonica WD repeat-containing protein isoform X2: MAAGVSESGSGPGGGLGECAEIKCQFRTREGFYKLLPGDGAARRPGPVSVQTPAPPQPPPPPPGPASSASASASAPGAAASASSPPPPPPAGPGPALPAVRLSLVRLGEPDSTGPGTGEPPATPAGLRAGGDRVCFNLGRELYFYPGCCRRGSQRSIDLNKPIDKRIYKGTQPTCHDFNQFTAATETISLLVGFSAGQVQYLDLIKKDTSKLFNEERLIDKTKVTYLKWLPESESLFLASHASGHLYLYNVGHPCVSAPPQYSLLKQGEGFAVYAAKSKAPRNPLAKWAVGEGPLNEFAFSPDGRHLACVSQDGCLRVFHFDSMLLRGLMKSYFGGLLCVCWSPDGRYVVTGGEDDLVTVWSFTEGRVVARGHGHKSWVNAVAFDPYTTRAEEASSAGADGDRGEEEAEAAGPGSNGGAPLSPLPKAGSITYRFGSAGQDTQFCLWDLTEDVLSPHPPLARTRTLPGTPGATPPATGSAWAGEPGPSPLPRSLSRSNSLPHPAGGGKAGGPGAATEAGPPFSIGRFATLTLQERRDRDRDRDRDRAAEKEHKRYHSLGNISRGGSGSGDKPSGPVPRSRLDPAKVLGTALCPRIHEVPLLEPLVCKKIAQERLTVLLFLEDCIITACQEGLICTWARPGKAGISSQPGNSPSGTVV; this comes from the exons ATGGCTGCGGGCGTGTCGGAGAGCGGCTCGGGCCCGGGCGGCGGCCTCGGGGAGTGCGCCGAGATCAAGTGTCAGTTCCGCACCCGCGAGGGCTTCTACAAGCTGCTGCCGGGCGACGGCGCCGCCCGTCGACCGGGACCCGTTTCCGTGCAGACCCCGGCgccgccgcagccgccgccgcccccgcccgGCCCGGCCTCCTCGGCCTCGGCTTCGGCCTCCGCTCCCGGCGCCGCGGCCTCCGCCTCGtccccgccgccgccaccgcccgCCGGGCCCGGGCCCGCCCTCCCCGCCGTGCGTCTCAGCCTCGTGCGCCTAGGCGAACCGGACAGCACCGGCCCCGGCACCGGGGAGCCGCCCGCCACGCCCGCCGGGCTGCGCGCCGGGGGGGACCGCGTCTGCTTCAACCTGGGCCGCGAGCTCTACTTCTACCCGGGCTGCTGCCGCCGCGGGAGCCAGCGG TCCATTGACCTCAACAAGCCCATCGACAAGCGAATCTACAAGGGCACCCAGCCCACCTGCCACGACTTCAACCAGTTCACCGCTGCCACGGAGACCATCTCCCTGCTGGTGGGCTTCTCTGCCGGCCAGGTGCAGTACCTGGACCTCATCAAGAAGGACACCAGCAAGCTATTCAATGAGGAG CGGCTGATTGACAAGACCAAGGTGACGTATCTGAAGTGGCTGCCCGAGTCAGAGAGCCTGTTCCTGGCGTCCCATGCCAGCGGCCACCTGTACCTGTACAATGTCGGCCACCCGTGCGTGTCGGCCCCGCCGCAGTACAGCCTGCTGAAGCAGGGCGAGGGCTTTGCCGTGTACGCCGCCAAGAGCAAGGCGCCCCGCAACCCGCTGGCCAAGTGGGCGGTGGGCGAGGGGCCCCTCAACGAGTTCGCCTTCTCGCCCGACGGCCGGCACCTGGCCTGCGTGAGCCAGGACGGCTGCCTGCGCGTCTTCCACTTCGACTCCATGCTGCTGCGCGGCCTCATGAAGAGCTACTTTGGGGGCTTGCTGTGCGTGTGCTGGAGCCCCGATGGCCGCTACGTGGTGACCGGAGGGGAGGATGACCTGGTCACCGTGTGGTCCTTCACTGAGGGCCGCGTGGTGGCTCGGGGCCACGGCCACAAGTCGTGGGTCAACGCCGTGGCCTTCGACCCCTACACCACGCGGGCCGAGGAGGCCTCGTCGGCCGGCGCGGACGGGGATCGCGGCGAGGAGGAAGCGGAGGCCGCGGGCCCAGGCTCAAATGGGGGCGCCCCGCTCTCCCCGCTGCCCAAGGCCGGCTCCATCACCTACCGCTTCGGCTCGGCTGGCCAGGACACGCAGTTCTGCCTGTGGGACCTCACGGAGGATGTGCTTTCCCCGCACCCGCCCCTGGCCCGCACCCGCACCCTGCCCGGCACTCCCGGTGCCACCCCGCCGGCCACCGGCAGCGCCTGGGCTGGTGAGCCAGGCCCGAGCCCCCTGCCCCGTTCCCTGTCCCGCTCCAACAGCCTCCCGCACCCGGCGGGCGGTGGCAAGGCTGGTGGGCCCGGGGCGGCGACTGAGGCGGGCCCACCGTTCAGCATCGGCCGCTTCGCCACGCTCACGCTGCAGGAGCGGCGGGACCGCGACCGCGACCGGGACCGGGACCGCGCGGCGGAGAAAGAGCACAAGCGCTACCATAGCCTGGGCAACATCAGCCGCGGGGGCAGCGGCAGCGGCGACAAGCCCAGCGGGCCTGTGCCTCGCAGCCGCCTGGACCCGGCCAAGGTGCTGGGCACCGCCCTCTGCCCACGCATCCACGAGGTCCCGCTGTTGGAGCCCCTCGTGTGCAAGAAGATTGCGCAGGAGCGGCTGACGGTGCTGCTCTTCCTGGAGGACTGCATCATCACCGCCTGCCAGGAGGGCCTCATCTGCACCTGGGCCCGGCCAGGCAAGGCG GGTATCTCCTCCCAACCAGGCAACTCCCCAAGTGGCACAGTGGTGTGA